A window of Companilactobacillus allii genomic DNA:
AATATTGTATAAAATATATTTGAAGTTTAGTCGTAATCAGGAACATACTAAAATTGATCAGAAATACTGGGATGATAGTGCAAGCGATATTTTTGATTTAGACGATATTAAGGATATGGATAATAAGCTTTATAGTGAAGACATTATTCGTGATCATATAAACGATCCTGGCTTTTTAGACCATATTAAAGAAATGACAAAAAATAATATTAATAAAAAATATATTGGAGACTAATCGTGAAATTAACTAAAGTTAAAGTTTACGGTTTCGGAAAATGGGTCGATAAAGAATTTGATTTTAATTCAGATTATCAAGTTATATTTGGACCTAACGAGGCTGGCAAAACAACTTTGTTGACCTTTATCAAAAGTGTTTTATTTGGATTTGCATCAGCGCGTGGGGATGATAAATATCAACAATATAAACCAAGAAAATCAAATAGTTATGGTGGAGAACTTATATTCACTGATACAGATGGAACGATTTGGACAATAAGACGTGTAGACGGACAATTTGGTGGGGAACTAACTTTGTTTAGAGATGATCAACAAGTTCCTGAAACTCTGTTAGCAGATAAGATAACTGGTGGGTTTACAAAAGAAGATTTTGAGAATACACATGTCCTAGATGCTAACAATATCTTGTCCATTTATAAATTAAACGAAGAACAATTGGAAACCGAGATTCTCACCGTAGGAACAGTTGGAAGTAAAGAATGGCTACTTAGTGCTGAGGGGTTTGAAAAGCTTGCTAATGGCATCTATAAGCCACGTGGACGTAAACAAGAACTCTCAGTGCAACTAGAACTTCACAAAAAGCTGATTTCTCAGAAATCAGAGTTCAAAAATCAACAACTTGCTTATCAACAGGTTACTAATGAACTTAATACGACCGAAGAAGAATTCAGTGAAAATAATCAAGAATATCAAGAAGCACAAAAAAAATCAGCCAGTCTACAAAATTTGTCGAGTAAATGGCCAAAGTATCTTGAATATTTAGATTTAATAAGACGTGGTAATGAAGTTGAAAATCCAATTTCGAATCAAGATTGGGAACAAGTTATAAAGATTAATCAACAACTTGCCATATTAAGTCAAAATAATTATTCAACTGGGAAAAATCAATTAAGCGACAGTGAAAATAGAATCCTTGAAAGTTATCAGAATAATAAAAATGATTTGGATTATTTGAGTGCTAAAAAGAATAGTATTCGTGATCTTCAGTATCAAAAGCAGAATTCAAATGAACAATTAAAGAATAATGATTCCCAAATTGACAACTTAATAGCTACACATACAGACTATAAAGAAACGATGAAAATCTTAACAGATGAACAGCTCAAACAATTAGATGAAAATCATGATACTAAGAAAAAATCAAACAGTAATATATTCGTGATAGTACTGATTGTTATTGGTCTAATATTATTTATCGCATCAGGATTTTTGAGATTTGTAGGTATTGTTATTGGACTAGTTGGATTAGGTCTTGGATATTATCAAAGAAAAGTAGCAAGTGACAGTATATCTACTAATGAATTGTCCTTTTTAAGTGAAAAGGGTTATCAAGGCATGACCATAGATCAAGTGAAAGAATTGCAGCCGATTATTTTACAGCTT
This region includes:
- a CDS encoding ATP-binding protein, with the protein product MKLTKVKVYGFGKWVDKEFDFNSDYQVIFGPNEAGKTTLLTFIKSVLFGFASARGDDKYQQYKPRKSNSYGGELIFTDTDGTIWTIRRVDGQFGGELTLFRDDQQVPETLLADKITGGFTKEDFENTHVLDANNILSIYKLNEEQLETEILTVGTVGSKEWLLSAEGFEKLANGIYKPRGRKQELSVQLELHKKLISQKSEFKNQQLAYQQVTNELNTTEEEFSENNQEYQEAQKKSASLQNLSSKWPKYLEYLDLIRRGNEVENPISNQDWEQVIKINQQLAILSQNNYSTGKNQLSDSENRILESYQNNKNDLDYLSAKKNSIRDLQYQKQNSNEQLKNNDSQIDNLIATHTDYKETMKILTDEQLKQLDENHDTKKKSNSNIFVIVLIVIGLILFIASGFLRFVGIVIGLVGLGLGYYQRKVASDSISTNELSFLSEKGYQGMTIDQVKELQPIILQLYSLRNKQNAIENTLNNIQLELDKWKQYLNDFGLLENGSTDYAQSVDDYFSRLQRIKTKSDMITKSNSDLLASQKSNQEKISDLNDQLDSICMNYSTASFEQLEDLHTKQLARQTTSNLVDQHKAIIGDDMDVLQKFTDSNDLNQQLLKSKQELSDLEEVNNRLNRQVGSIKNQREQIFNDDEYQNLISELSQNEANIIELYDEWLADKLSSKWIHRMLNIASENRYPKMLKRASQYFCLLTDDNYVDIKFNVDNKKTLKVIRRDKTKFDVHELSRATTVQLYISLRLAFVTEISNLINLPILIDDAFVDFDKIRTSKMFELVKEVSKVNQIIYVTANMVPDVASDHVTNIKRGN